The following are from one region of the Stanieria cyanosphaera PCC 7437 genome:
- the hepC gene encoding heterocyst development glycosyltransferase HepC, protein MTANILLTTSKVLTLDLDNPQTEKFIPACRLKWRKKILWVTKVSDDFKPIPALTRQQWLQDCLNNSWVKTVCLDYSLEEKAIRVWADTCRKAKKKVFLRINSSYQILNRYTQVCWQIKRIFDWVSAAILLLLLSPLMLAIAFLVKLSSPGKILFRQWRVGKRGQLFQIYKFRTMKVDAEQQHHQVMGDLDGLHKLEKDPRITPLGKWLRKYSLDELPQLFNVLRGEMSLVGPRPWALYDALRLREADKKRLNALPGITGAWQVKSRSQLLDLNAVTKCDLEYLHSWSLIGDLKILMLTIPKVISGFGAY, encoded by the coding sequence ATGACTGCAAATATCTTACTTACTACCTCCAAAGTCTTAACTTTAGACCTCGACAATCCCCAAACCGAGAAATTTATACCTGCCTGTCGTCTAAAATGGCGCAAGAAAATTCTCTGGGTAACTAAAGTTTCAGACGATTTTAAGCCAATTCCTGCTTTAACACGTCAGCAATGGCTACAAGACTGTCTGAATAATTCTTGGGTAAAAACGGTTTGTCTGGACTATAGTTTGGAAGAGAAAGCAATCCGAGTATGGGCAGATACTTGTCGAAAAGCTAAGAAAAAGGTGTTTTTACGTATTAATTCTAGTTATCAAATTCTAAATCGCTACACCCAAGTTTGTTGGCAGATTAAAAGAATTTTTGATTGGGTTAGTGCTGCTATATTACTGTTGTTGCTAAGTCCACTAATGTTAGCGATCGCATTCTTAGTGAAGCTTTCTAGTCCTGGAAAGATTTTATTTCGTCAATGGCGCGTGGGCAAAAGAGGTCAACTATTCCAAATTTATAAATTTCGCACTATGAAGGTAGATGCCGAACAGCAACATCATCAGGTTATGGGCGATCTCGATGGCTTACACAAGTTAGAAAAAGACCCTAGAATTACTCCTCTTGGTAAGTGGTTGCGTAAATATAGTCTCGATGAGTTACCTCAGCTATTTAACGTATTACGGGGAGAAATGAGTTTAGTTGGTCCTCGTCCTTGGGCTTTGTATGACGCGCTTCGGCTAAGAGAAGCAGACAAGAAAAGATTGAATGCTTTGCCTGGAATTACTGGTGCTTGGCAAGTCAAGTCTCGTTCTCAATTGTTGGATTTGAATGCCGTCACTAAATGCGATCTTGAATATTTACATAGTTGGTCGTTAATTGGAGACCTCAAAATCTTAATGCTGACAATTCCTAAAGTTATTTCTGGTTTTGGTGCTTATTAA
- the hepA gene encoding heterocyst formation ABC transporter subunit HepA gives MLVRLKISTYIGKLLKTTSFWQDNKIILREFKYFRTIAIIALTCTLLAALFEGTTVGLIASFLQVLTTPEKPPLETGIQWLDINLLATKASPEARIYRLSAFILVAIWLRSLLNYLGLYYSRLAQSNLCDRLRKRLFEQFQSLSLSYYTTSRSGDLINSLTTEINQLKQAFDVFSGLITRGSTLVAYIISMFWLSWQLSLAALSLYTLLSVGLSTLIRRVRQASFSIPQANGQLASIGIQFINGIRTVKGSATEDFERKRFYQASQDIIRAEERVAGISALVQPLAEGTASTILIVMVIVAFNLFISKGNLQTSSLLTFMFVLFRMMPLVSQVNTIREYLGRFQGSVNNIQELLKTKNKPYLDNGTLQFKGLKQGISFLLVNFGYEFNNFVLKNIKITIEKGKVTAIVGGSGAGKSTLVDLIIRFYDPTEGSILLDGKNLKDFDIASVRRKMAIVSQDTFIFNASVRDNIAYGLEKLSEEDIWQAAKLAHAVEFIKELPDGLDTVLGDRGVRLSGGQKQRIAIARALLRNPDILILDEATSALDSVTEKLIQESLEKLTQGRTVIAIAHRLSTIAKADKIVVLEEGRIIEQGSYQNLLARKAALWKYHQMQHQLTN, from the coding sequence ATGCTCGTTCGTCTTAAAATCTCCACTTACATCGGTAAATTGCTCAAAACTACAAGTTTTTGGCAAGATAACAAGATTATTCTCAGAGAGTTTAAGTACTTTCGTACGATCGCGATTATTGCCTTAACCTGTACTTTACTGGCTGCTCTTTTTGAAGGAACGACGGTTGGTTTAATTGCCTCTTTTTTACAGGTATTGACTACTCCTGAAAAACCACCTCTAGAAACTGGGATTCAATGGTTAGATATTAATCTCTTAGCAACAAAAGCATCTCCAGAAGCGCGAATTTATCGCCTGTCTGCTTTTATTTTAGTAGCGATTTGGTTGCGATCGCTTTTAAATTACTTAGGACTTTATTATTCTAGACTGGCTCAATCTAACTTATGCGATCGTCTTCGGAAACGTTTATTCGAGCAGTTTCAGAGTTTGAGTCTTAGCTACTATACAACCAGTCGTTCGGGAGATTTAATCAATAGCCTGACTACAGAAATTAATCAACTAAAACAAGCTTTTGATGTATTTTCTGGCTTAATTACTAGAGGCTCTACTTTAGTAGCATATATAATCTCCATGTTTTGGCTATCTTGGCAACTTTCTTTAGCTGCATTGTCACTTTACACGCTGCTATCAGTAGGTTTATCAACACTTATTCGTCGCGTCCGCCAAGCAAGCTTTAGCATACCACAAGCAAACGGTCAATTAGCTTCGATTGGGATCCAATTTATTAACGGAATTCGCACCGTAAAGGGTTCGGCGACAGAAGACTTTGAAAGAAAAAGATTTTATCAAGCCAGTCAAGACATAATTCGTGCTGAAGAGCGGGTCGCGGGTATTTCCGCTTTGGTTCAACCCTTAGCAGAAGGAACGGCTAGCACTATTTTGATTGTCATGGTTATCGTGGCATTTAATCTTTTTATCTCAAAGGGAAACTTACAAACTTCATCGCTACTGACTTTTATGTTTGTCCTGTTTCGGATGATGCCATTGGTATCTCAGGTAAACACAATCAGAGAGTATCTAGGTCGTTTTCAAGGTTCAGTTAATAATATCCAAGAACTGCTTAAAACTAAAAATAAACCTTATTTAGACAATGGCACTCTACAATTTAAGGGATTAAAACAAGGAATAAGTTTTTTATTAGTAAATTTTGGTTATGAATTTAACAATTTTGTTTTAAAAAATATCAAGATCACCATTGAAAAAGGTAAAGTTACAGCAATAGTAGGTGGCTCGGGTGCTGGTAAAAGTACTTTGGTAGATCTGATTATCCGTTTTTATGACCCAACAGAAGGTTCGATTTTATTAGATGGCAAGAATTTAAAAGATTTTGATATTGCTTCGGTTCGTCGCAAAATGGCAATTGTCAGTCAAGACACTTTTATTTTTAATGCTTCGGTTAGAGATAATATTGCCTATGGTTTAGAAAAACTTAGTGAAGAAGATATTTGGCAAGCAGCCAAATTAGCTCACGCAGTTGAATTTATCAAAGAACTACCAGATGGTTTAGATACTGTTTTGGGAGACAGAGGAGTACGTTTATCTGGTGGACAAAAACAAAGAATTGCGATCGCTCGTGCCTTACTGCGTAATCCAGACATTTTAATCTTAGATGAAGCCACCAGTGCGTTAGATTCAGTTACGGAAAAGTTGATCCAAGAGTCTTTAGAAAAGCTAACTCAAGGAAGAACCGTAATCGCGATCGCTCATCGTCTATCTACTATTGCTAAGGCAGATAAAATTGTAGTGCTTGAAGAAGGAAGAATTATAGAACAGGGAAGTTATCAAAATTTATTGGCAAGAAAAGCTGCGCTTTGGAAATATCATCAAATGCAACACCAGCTTACTAACTAA
- a CDS encoding class I SAM-dependent methyltransferase, whose translation MKSIFLNKNWHPSWKQAYIHDLNDIYNCQKNIIDFKKLNLKNRGYTYAYANRFQQTVNLIQKCVNPGGKILDLAAGGGNFSLVLAELGYEVTWNDLREELVDYVKLKYEKGKINYLPGNIFELDLEPNFDLILIAEVIEHVAYPDKFLEQVSKYLKPGGHIIMTTPNGEYIRNQLPKFSDFPEPSKFESEQFKPDGDGHIFLLHIDEVEMLAKKSNLTVKEFYLINNFFTRGCLKTEQILSITPYFIVENIEKIINFLPLLIKKKLARGMCFILTNSASI comes from the coding sequence ATGAAAAGTATTTTCTTGAATAAAAATTGGCATCCAAGTTGGAAACAAGCTTATATACACGACCTCAATGATATTTATAATTGTCAAAAAAATATTATTGATTTTAAAAAACTCAATTTAAAAAATAGAGGTTATACGTATGCTTACGCTAATCGTTTTCAGCAAACTGTTAATTTAATTCAAAAATGTGTAAACCCTGGAGGTAAAATTTTAGATTTAGCTGCTGGAGGAGGTAATTTTAGTTTAGTTTTGGCAGAATTAGGTTACGAAGTTACTTGGAATGATTTACGCGAAGAACTTGTAGATTATGTCAAATTAAAATATGAAAAAGGTAAGATTAATTATCTGCCTGGAAATATATTTGAGCTTGATTTAGAGCCAAATTTTGATTTAATTCTTATTGCAGAGGTAATCGAACACGTTGCTTATCCAGATAAGTTTTTAGAGCAAGTGTCAAAATATCTTAAACCTGGAGGTCATATAATTATGACAACTCCAAATGGTGAATATATACGAAACCAACTACCAAAATTTTCAGACTTCCCAGAGCCAAGTAAATTTGAATCCGAACAGTTTAAGCCTGACGGAGATGGACATATATTTTTACTACACATCGACGAAGTAGAAATGTTAGCGAAAAAATCAAATTTAACGGTGAAAGAATTCTATTTAATTAATAATTTTTTTACTAGAGGTTGCTTAAAAACAGAACAAATATTATCTATAACACCTTATTTTATTGTTGAAAATATAGAAAAAATTATTAATTTTTTGCCTTTATTAATAAAGAAAAAGCTTGCTCGGGGAATGTGTTTTATCCTAACCAACTCGGCAAGTATCTAA
- a CDS encoding glycosyltransferase family 4 protein produces MKICIVTHKLIKGDGQGRVNYEIASAAIRNGYQVTLIATQIDSKLQNHPLVEWVYIPVKIFPSVFLRNLAFSWQSTKWLKTYRKNLDIVVINGAINSFPADINIAHFVHSSWLQSPFHISKQRKNLYGFYQWFYTFLNSYWEKRSFAIAKLVVAVSKKVKDELIEIGVPSEKIQVIFNGVDLEEFSPGYVKRQKIVLPENVTLAMFAGDIRTNRKNLDTVLKALVELPNLHLAVLGNVQNSPYPKMAEDLGISQRVHFLGYRVDVAQIMQTVDMFVFPSRYEACTLVLLEAIASGLPVITAKITGGSEVITSECGILLNSTEDVSELSKALERLTSDRNLREQMGKAGRAIAEQHSWESKAERYLHLFEELIAS; encoded by the coding sequence ATGAAAATTTGTATTGTTACACATAAATTAATTAAAGGCGATGGTCAAGGTAGAGTTAATTATGAAATTGCTTCGGCAGCTATCCGGAATGGTTATCAAGTCACTCTTATAGCTACTCAGATAGATAGTAAACTACAAAATCATCCTTTAGTCGAGTGGGTCTATATTCCTGTTAAAATTTTTCCTTCAGTATTTCTACGAAATCTTGCTTTTTCTTGGCAAAGTACTAAATGGTTGAAAACTTATCGTAAAAATCTAGATATTGTTGTAATAAATGGTGCGATTAATAGCTTTCCCGCAGATATTAATATAGCTCATTTTGTTCATAGTTCTTGGTTACAATCACCATTTCATATTTCTAAGCAGCGTAAGAATTTATATGGATTTTATCAATGGTTTTATACATTTTTAAATTCTTATTGGGAAAAACGGTCTTTTGCTATCGCTAAATTAGTTGTAGCTGTATCAAAAAAGGTTAAAGATGAACTAATCGAAATTGGTGTACCTTCCGAAAAAATTCAAGTAATTTTTAATGGTGTCGATTTAGAAGAATTTTCTCCAGGGTATGTTAAACGGCAAAAAATCGTTCTTCCTGAAAACGTAACTTTGGCAATGTTTGCAGGTGATATTCGCACTAATCGCAAAAACTTAGATACTGTTCTTAAAGCTTTAGTGGAATTGCCTAATTTACATTTGGCGGTATTGGGTAACGTCCAAAACAGCCCCTATCCCAAAATGGCAGAAGATTTAGGTATAAGCCAGAGAGTTCATTTTTTAGGCTATCGCGTTGATGTGGCACAGATAATGCAAACAGTAGATATGTTTGTATTTCCCTCTCGTTATGAAGCTTGCACCTTAGTCTTGCTAGAAGCAATTGCTAGTGGTCTTCCTGTAATTACTGCTAAAATAACGGGCGGTTCTGAAGTTATAACATCTGAGTGTGGAATACTTTTAAATTCAACGGAAGATGTTTCTGAACTATCAAAAGCTTTAGAAAGATTAACAAGCGATCGCAATTTAAGAGAGCAAATGGGTAAAGCAGGTAGAGCCATAGCAGAACAACATAGCTGGGAAAGTAAAGCAGAAAGATATTTACATTTGTTTGAGGAGTTGATTGCCTCATGA
- a CDS encoding O-antigen ligase family protein translates to MKISTVVPKNIPFSFQIAKPVRIAIGGLTLFTILGILLGAGNILRLIFPVASLCVGLFLYFQYPIIYIGFTWWLWFLTPLISRLIDYRSGWDPSRLILVAPYLVTMITTITLFKYLPRTYSRGGLPFILVLAAIGYGTLIGLVNNQVFAVARSFLDWFSPIVFAFHLWINWRDYLRHREIIQSTFLWGVLIMGAYGVIQYLIAPEWDRFWLNESGMFTSSGSPEPLGIRVWSTMHSPGPFAVVMQAGLILLFTHKKPLRIPAAIVGILTFLLTLVRSAWGGSILAMLLFIPSLKSKLQLQIISTILILGLCVLPLATVEPFASKISDRVQTLTNIKKDNSFRARQNRYEENLQASLSQFQGTGLGHTWSFNESKNGLSVTVIDSGVLDLFSTLGWVGAIPYLGGLILMIANLFKFSQLNFDSFLSASKALILSYLIMLIISSGMISVSGLLLWGFIGLNMAGNKFYLKNT, encoded by the coding sequence ATGAAAATCAGCACCGTTGTTCCTAAAAATATCCCCTTTTCTTTTCAGATAGCGAAGCCAGTCCGAATTGCTATTGGAGGCTTAACTCTGTTTACTATTTTGGGTATTTTGCTAGGTGCGGGTAATATTCTGCGCTTGATTTTCCCTGTAGCATCTTTATGTGTAGGATTATTTTTATATTTTCAATATCCAATTATCTACATTGGCTTTACTTGGTGGCTTTGGTTTTTAACCCCTCTTATCAGTCGGCTAATTGACTATCGTAGTGGTTGGGATCCGAGTCGTCTAATTTTGGTCGCACCATACTTAGTGACCATGATTACAACAATTACCTTATTCAAATATCTTCCCAGAACCTACAGTCGTGGCGGATTGCCATTTATTTTAGTACTTGCTGCCATCGGTTATGGAACATTAATTGGCTTAGTTAATAATCAAGTTTTTGCCGTAGCACGTAGTTTTTTAGATTGGTTTTCCCCCATAGTATTTGCTTTTCACTTATGGATTAACTGGCGCGACTATCTACGTCATCGAGAAATAATACAATCTACTTTTCTTTGGGGAGTTTTAATTATGGGGGCTTACGGTGTTATTCAATATTTGATTGCTCCGGAATGGGATAGATTTTGGCTTAACGAATCTGGAATGTTTACTAGTTCTGGTTCTCCCGAACCTTTGGGAATTAGAGTTTGGAGTACGATGCATTCACCAGGTCCATTTGCTGTAGTCATGCAAGCTGGCTTAATACTTTTATTTACCCATAAAAAACCTTTACGAATTCCTGCTGCAATTGTAGGAATTTTAACGTTTTTACTAACTTTAGTTCGTTCTGCTTGGGGAGGTTCAATATTAGCAATGTTACTTTTTATTCCCTCTCTTAAAAGCAAACTTCAGTTACAAATAATTTCCACAATACTAATTTTAGGTCTTTGTGTACTACCTTTAGCAACTGTCGAACCATTTGCTAGTAAGATTAGCGATCGCGTTCAAACTTTAACCAACATTAAAAAAGACAATAGTTTTAGAGCAAGACAAAATAGATATGAGGAAAATCTTCAAGCCTCTCTTTCACAATTTCAAGGTACAGGATTAGGTCACACTTGGTCATTTAATGAAAGTAAAAATGGATTATCAGTTACCGTAATTGATAGTGGAGTTTTAGATCTTTTCTCAACCTTAGGATGGGTTGGAGCTATTCCTTACTTAGGCGGTCTTATTTTGATGATTGCCAATTTATTCAAGTTTTCTCAACTGAATTTTGATTCTTTTCTCTCTGCTTCAAAAGCTTTAATATTAAGCTATTTAATCATGTTAATTATCTCTAGCGGAATGATATCAGTTTCCGGATTGTTATTGTGGGGTTTTATAGGATTGAATATGGCAGGAAATAAATTTTATTTAAAAAATACATAG
- a CDS encoding FkbM family methyltransferase encodes MVFINTNQKKELVSIRGHHFYTRFINENSNIIDLGSHLGQFSEQVSKKFKCKCFAVEAFPDLFKKIKETELIKKFNYAISISDEPVSFNISDNLEANHISKFSSNNTQTIVVQGITFENFIKKYNIKYIDLLKVDIEGAEIDLFNSISDESLKKIKQITIEFHDFVFPIEKEVNLIIKRLSVLGFYPINFSLRTKEDFLFINRKLCKFSFFDFLFTKYILKNREGVIRIFKRLFKSNR; translated from the coding sequence ATGGTTTTTATAAACACTAATCAAAAAAAAGAACTAGTTTCTATTAGAGGTCATCATTTTTATACTAGGTTTATTAATGAAAATTCTAATATAATTGATTTAGGTAGTCATCTAGGACAATTTTCTGAACAAGTAAGTAAGAAATTTAAATGTAAGTGTTTTGCTGTAGAGGCTTTTCCAGATTTATTTAAAAAAATCAAAGAAACTGAATTAATTAAAAAATTTAATTATGCAATTTCAATTAGTGATGAACCTGTTAGTTTTAACATAAGTGATAATCTTGAAGCTAATCATATCAGCAAATTTTCATCAAATAATACTCAAACTATTGTTGTGCAAGGAATAACCTTTGAGAATTTTATTAAAAAATACAATATAAAATACATTGATTTACTAAAGGTTGACATTGAAGGTGCTGAAATAGATTTATTTAATTCGATTAGTGATGAAAGTTTAAAAAAAATTAAACAAATAACAATTGAGTTTCATGATTTTGTATTTCCAATAGAAAAAGAAGTTAATCTTATAATTAAAAGGTTATCTGTTTTGGGATTTTATCCAATTAATTTCTCTTTGCGTACCAAAGAAGATTTTTTGTTCATTAATCGGAAATTGTGTAAATTTTCATTTTTTGATTTTTTATTTACCAAATATATTCTTAAAAATAGAGAAGGGGTTATCAGGATTTTTAAAAGATTATTTAAATCAAATAGGTAA
- a CDS encoding acyltransferase: MILINKIKRKIIAVLAYCIEPVIQEIINNRIRVWGDPKRLKIASTASMVNTLFNTSSGYITIGDYTFTGHNVSIITGTHKYQSFLEERKTNVPCIGRDIVIGKGVWIGSNCVILGPATIGDHAVIAAGSVIIPKTNIPPAVIVGGIPGKIIKKIVKDDSLYFINQSNS, encoded by the coding sequence ATGATTTTAATCAATAAAATAAAAAGAAAAATTATTGCTGTTTTAGCTTATTGTATAGAGCCAGTAATTCAAGAAATAATTAATAATCGAATTAGAGTTTGGGGAGATCCTAAGCGTCTGAAAATAGCTTCAACGGCATCAATGGTAAACACTCTTTTTAATACGTCATCTGGATACATTACAATAGGAGACTATACTTTTACTGGTCATAACGTTTCGATTATAACTGGAACTCATAAATATCAATCTTTTCTAGAAGAAAGAAAAACAAATGTTCCATGTATTGGAAGAGATATAGTGATTGGAAAAGGAGTGTGGATTGGTTCTAATTGCGTAATCTTAGGTCCAGCAACAATTGGAGATCATGCAGTAATTGCAGCAGGGTCAGTGATCATACCAAAAACAAATATACCCCCAGCAGTTATTGTAGGTGGCATTCCAGGGAAAATAATTAAAAAGATCGTCAAAGATGATTCTTTATATTTTATTAATCAATCAAACAGTTAA
- a CDS encoding class I SAM-dependent methyltransferase, with protein sequence MRNKKTVLLENLKIMSEKTNEIEIQKHYYATTAAQYDEMHINEEEIAHTIALSFLIGLIDYLDVKSILDVGSGTGRAICYIQKYRPDINIVGIEPVEELRRIGYSKGISQKNLIYGDATKLQFETAEFDLVCEFGVLHHLRKPELAVSEMIRVAKKGIFISDINNFGEGSLLSRSIKQMLNFIRLWKIVNLIKTKGKGYRISKGDGLSYSYSVFNNYKQIKNQCNSVHILNTQTPSRGINPYRNAGNIAILGIKNQTIY encoded by the coding sequence TTGCGAAACAAAAAAACTGTTTTATTAGAGAATTTAAAAATAATGAGCGAAAAGACAAACGAAATTGAAATTCAAAAGCATTATTATGCAACAACTGCTGCGCAATACGATGAGATGCACATTAATGAAGAAGAAATTGCTCATACTATAGCTCTATCATTTTTAATTGGTCTGATAGATTATTTAGATGTAAAATCGATTCTTGACGTTGGTTCGGGAACTGGCAGGGCAATTTGTTATATACAAAAATATCGTCCAGATATAAATATAGTGGGCATTGAACCTGTTGAAGAACTTAGAAGAATTGGTTATTCAAAAGGAATTTCCCAAAAAAACTTAATTTATGGAGATGCAACGAAACTTCAGTTTGAAACAGCAGAATTCGATCTAGTTTGTGAGTTTGGAGTATTACATCATCTAAGAAAACCAGAATTAGCCGTTTCTGAAATGATTCGAGTTGCTAAAAAGGGAATATTTATTTCCGATATAAATAACTTCGGGGAAGGTTCCTTATTAAGTCGCTCAATTAAGCAAATGTTAAATTTTATAAGATTGTGGAAAATTGTAAATTTGATTAAAACCAAGGGAAAAGGTTATCGAATCTCTAAGGGAGATGGTCTTTCCTACTCTTATTCAGTTTTTAACAACTACAAACAAATTAAAAATCAATGCAATAGTGTTCATATTTTGAACACTCAAACTCCAAGTAGAGGTATCAATCCTTATCGAAATGCAGGTAATATTGCAATATTAGGTATAAAAAATCAAACGATTTACTAA
- a CDS encoding methyltransferase domain-containing protein, translating to MKQVTYAKQTINNPNPIARFAHQSRVKKSINYTSHNLPDNGSILDFGAGQGYFLNMLAKEKPYANLYGYEPYMNLQHSEFIQVKNLDNLQSSSLDVITAFEVCEHLYDYELHEFLQQTKRLLKPEGTVIISVPIMYGFALIPKELNSMFLWKRKPNYTTVEFWNALWGKQILRPNSLKHNHKGFDFRWLENILKQYFIITKKSFSPYKYLPWYINSQCFFECSKKK from the coding sequence ATGAAACAAGTAACCTACGCTAAACAAACCATAAACAACCCCAATCCGATAGCACGATTTGCACATCAGTCAAGAGTTAAAAAATCCATCAATTATACTTCTCATAATCTACCAGATAATGGTTCTATTTTAGATTTTGGTGCAGGACAAGGTTATTTTTTAAATATGCTTGCTAAAGAAAAACCTTATGCCAATTTATATGGCTATGAACCATACATGAATCTTCAACACAGTGAATTTATCCAAGTCAAAAATCTTGATAATTTACAATCTTCTTCTTTAGATGTTATTACTGCTTTTGAGGTTTGCGAACATCTTTATGACTACGAGTTACATGAATTTTTGCAACAAACAAAAAGATTACTTAAACCAGAAGGAACAGTTATCATTTCAGTTCCTATTATGTATGGATTTGCTTTAATTCCCAAAGAGTTAAATAGTATGTTCTTATGGAAAAGAAAACCAAATTATACAACTGTTGAATTTTGGAACGCTTTGTGGGGCAAACAAATATTAAGACCAAATTCGCTAAAGCACAATCATAAGGGATTTGATTTTCGTTGGCTTGAAAATATATTAAAACAATATTTTATAATAACAAAAAAATCGTTTTCTCCTTACAAATATTTACCTTGGTATATTAATTCTCAGTGTTTTTTTGAATGTAGTAAAAAAAAATAA
- a CDS encoding nucleotidyltransferase family protein, protein MNSQFNTYLLDEALIRRKEALEQERQTILNQVQQWLEYNGNQYGIDRAYLFGSLTRPHQFTPQSDIDLAVELIAPECLFLAMTALVEATAREVDLIELSKCPFAHRIRQEGILWTKTP, encoded by the coding sequence ATGAACAGTCAATTTAACACTTACCTTTTAGATGAAGCTTTAATTAGACGCAAGGAAGCTTTAGAGCAGGAACGTCAAACAATACTCAACCAAGTACAACAATGGCTGGAATATAATGGAAACCAATACGGAATTGATCGCGCTTACTTGTTTGGCTCTTTGACTCGTCCCCATCAATTTACACCACAATCCGATATCGATTTAGCAGTAGAATTGATCGCCCCAGAGTGTTTGTTTTTAGCCATGACTGCCCTAGTGGAAGCAACAGCAAGAGAGGTAGACTTAATTGAGTTGTCCAAATGTCCGTTTGCCCATCGGATTCGTCAGGAGGGAATTTTGTGGACAAAAACACCCTAA
- a CDS encoding ribonuclease toxin HepT-like protein produces MDKNTLIVLKTDLNTQMKVIKAISERLEERARGLKPEDAVRLESVAYQIHNLYNAIEDLLKIVAAHFENQIADTARWHSLLLQRMSQEIPGIRPAFLSQESYLLLNSLRGFRHFFRHAYGVPIDYEQLQINLNKARQLYSLLEQDFERFFVTLQ; encoded by the coding sequence GTGGACAAAAACACCCTAATTGTTTTAAAAACCGATCTAAACACTCAAATGAAAGTCATTAAAGCAATTTCCGAACGTTTAGAGGAACGCGCTAGAGGACTGAAACCAGAAGATGCTGTTCGATTAGAGAGCGTAGCTTATCAGATCCATAATCTCTACAACGCTATCGAAGATTTGTTGAAAATAGTGGCAGCCCACTTTGAAAATCAGATTGCCGATACTGCTCGCTGGCATAGCTTATTATTACAGCGAATGTCTCAAGAAATCCCTGGCATTCGTCCTGCTTTTCTTTCTCAAGAAAGTTACTTGTTGTTGAATAGTTTACGTGGATTCCGACACTTTTTTCGTCACGCTTATGGAGTTCCCATTGACTACGAACAACTTCAGATTAACCTAAACAAAGCCCGACAACTCTATTCTCTTCTCGAACAGGATTTTGAGCGATTCTTTGTCACTTTGCAGTAA